One part of the Arabidopsis thaliana chromosome 1 sequence genome encodes these proteins:
- a CDS encoding F-box family protein (F-box family protein; CONTAINS InterPro DOMAIN/s: F-box domain, cyclin-like (InterPro:IPR001810), F-box domain, Skp2-like (InterPro:IPR022364); BEST Arabidopsis thaliana protein match is: F-box family protein (TAIR:AT3G60790.1); Has 1872 Blast hits to 1854 proteins in 24 species: Archae - 0; Bacteria - 0; Metazoa - 0; Fungi - 0; Plants - 1872; Viruses - 0; Other Eukaryotes - 0 (source: NCBI BLink).) — MSQFPLSILKTSQPHHQPKSMNAPRSSDARGKRILIDPIDDRISKLPDDVLVMILASLSTEDALKTSVLSTRWKNVWKQVPYLHFDLLSATYESGLIAALSNSVAESITQVINNHNGHLMGCSIHHFAHHCVNGVLENWIRLLTLEKNTRFLSLCNKLGKGRRTNVLRFSPNTFSHPKLATLFLRRYDLVTAHAFKECENLKILKLEGILAEVDVFNTVIASCPSLKVLVLNCMWYNEKTCLKIHNNNLKVLHLDCPHVDCIDVSAALLDIFSIFYFAFAKEQNFVIKAPRLLFNNWTKDLEKVPNMNYNITSHAQEKKNIGHEFVVSGDASYLQKLKSLKVVVDVTNSREVHMLRDILVAWNGVLEELHILFKDNNVPNSKEDSESSIGGTQKKKWEEANLFPNADFRVEVMWMFDFNGSNKKQFALASRFVTQGTVMKKMMIKTSSFFANEKLDNEAVVAKLKELPKGNENLSIECF; from the exons ATGAGTCAATTCCCTCTCTCAATTCTCAAAACCTCTCAACCTCACCATCAGCCCAAATCCATGAACGCACCACGATCATCGGATGCAAGAGGCAAACGTATCCTCATCGATCCAATCGACGACCGGATCAGTAAACTCCCCGACGATGTGTTGGTCATGATCCTAGCAAGTTTGTCCACTGAAGATGCTTTGAAGACAAGTGTGTTGTCTACACGATGGAAGAATGTATGGAAACAAGTGCCTTACCTCCACTTCGATTTGCTAAGTGCTACATACGAGAGTGGACTTATCGCTGCTCTTTCCAATAGTGTTGCGGAATCGATAACCCAG GTTATAAACAATCACAATGGTCATTTGATGGGTTGCTCAATCCATCATTTCGCACACCATTGTGTAAACGGTGTGCTTGAAAATTGGATTCGATTGCTTACTCTTGAGAAAAATACTAGATTTCTCTCACTTTGTAACAAACTTGGTAAAGGTAGGAGAACCAATGTGCTTCGGTTTTCCCCTAACACTTTCTCGCATCCAAAGCTCGCAACCCTCTTCCTACGTCGATACGATTTAGTAACCGCACATGCCTTCAAGGAGTGTGAAAATCTGAAGATTCTCAAGCTTGAGGGAATCTTAGCTGAAGTTGATGTGTTCAACACAGTTATTGCATCATGTCCTTCTCTCAAGGTGCTGGTGCTAAATTGCATGTGGTACAACGAAAAGACCTGCCTGAagattcataataataatctgAAGGTCTTGCATTTGGATTGCCCTCATGTTGATTGCATTGACGTGTCTGCAGCTCTTCTGGatattttctccattttctacTTTGCGTTTGCTAAGGAACAAAACTTTGTCATCAAGGCACCAAgacttttgtttaataattggACTAAAGATCTAGAGAAAGTGCCAAACATGAACTACAATATTACATCTCATGCTCAG gagaaaaaaaatattggacATGAGTTCGTGGTGAGTGGAGATGCTAGCTACTTGCAAAAGCTTAAGTCTTTGAAGGTGGTCGTGGATGTAACAAATTCGAGAGAAGTCCACATGCTAAGGGACATTTTAGTTGCTTGGAATGGAGTATTGGAAGAGCTCCATATACTATTTAAG gataaCAATGTCCCTAACTCTAAGGAAGATAGTGAATCTTCGATTGGTggaacacaaaagaaaaagtgggAGGAGGCAAATCTGTTTCCCAATGCTGATTTTCGTGTGGAAGTTATGTGGATGTTTGATTTCAACggttcaaataaaaaacaatttgcatTAGCTTCGCGTTTTGTAACGCAAGGGACggtaatgaagaagatgatgattaaAACGTCTTCATTTTTTGCAAATGAGAAGTTGGATAACGAAGCGGTTGTGGCCAAACTAAAGGAACTTCCAAAGGGTAATGAGAATCTTAGTATTGAATGCTTCTGA
- a CDS encoding ELMO/CED-12 family protein (ELMO/CED-12 family protein; INVOLVED IN: phagocytosis; LOCATED IN: cytoskeleton; CONTAINS InterPro DOMAIN/s: Engulfment/cell motility, ELMO (InterPro:IPR006816); BEST Arabidopsis thaliana protein match is: ELMO/CED-12 family protein (TAIR:AT2G44770.1); Has 873 Blast hits to 873 proteins in 155 species: Archae - 0; Bacteria - 0; Metazoa - 490; Fungi - 72; Plants - 180; Viruses - 0; Other Eukaryotes - 131 (source: NCBI BLink).), producing MRVVRISCVGTRHLSPPSSVRGCEAHSDDVSASSAGLINADAEDASCSSTPSWRIKKSLTCVCFNRKRAYERICSNLTPLQEERLKRLRKRMKNYYDASRPDHQDALRALWSATYPDEKLQDLISDQWKNMGWQGKDPSTDFRGAGFISLENLLFFAKTFSTSFQRLLNKQGGKRAAWEYPFAVAGVNITFMIMQMLDLEASKPRSFIRLVFLQMLSESEWAFDLLYCVAFVVMDKQWLDKNATYMEFNDVLRCTRGQLERELMMDDVFRIEDMPSFSLLS from the exons ATGCGAGTTGTCAGAATATCATGCGTCGGGACACGTCATCTCTCACCTCCCTCCTCCGTTCGCGGTTGCGAAGCCCACTCCGACGACGTCTCTGCTTCCTCAGCCG GACTAATTAACGCGGATGCAGAAGATGCGAGTTGTAGTAGCACGCCTAGTTGGAGAATCAAGAAGAGTCTAACATGTGTTTGCTTTAACCGCAAGAGAGCATATGAACGCATTTGCTCTAACTTGACACCATTGCAG gAAGAAAGACTTAAAAGGTTGAGGAAGAGAATGAAGAATTACTATGATGCATCACGGCCCGATCATCAGGATGCATTAAGAGCACTGTGGTCAGCAACGTATCCTGATGAAAAGCTTCAAGATTTGATCTCAGACCAGTGGAAAAATATGGGATGGCAAGGAAAAGATCCATCCACTGATTTCAG AGGAGCTGGATTCATTTCACTGGAGAATCTTCTATTCTTTGCAAAGACTTTCTCG ACTTCGTTTCAGCGTCTGTTGAATAAACAAGGAGGCAAAAGAGCGGCTTGGGAATATCCATTCGCTGTAGCGGGCGTCAACATAACCTTCATGATCATGCAAATGCTTGACCTTGAAGCAT CAAAACCTAGGAGTTTTATACGGTTGGTGTTCTTACAAATGTTGTCAG AAAGCGAATGGGCCTTTGATTTGCTTTACTGTGTGGCCTTTGTGGTAATGGACAAGCAATGGCTGGACAAGAACGCCACCTACATGGAATTCAAC GATGTGCTAAGATGTACAAGGGGGCAGCTTGAGAGAGAGCTGATGATGGATGATGTTTTCAGAATTGAGGATATgccttctttctctcttctctcttag
- a CDS encoding Exostosin family protein (Exostosin family protein; FUNCTIONS IN: catalytic activity; INVOLVED IN: biological_process unknown; LOCATED IN: endomembrane system, membrane; EXPRESSED IN: 22 plant structures; EXPRESSED DURING: 13 growth stages; CONTAINS InterPro DOMAIN/s: Exostosin-like (InterPro:IPR004263); BEST Arabidopsis thaliana protein match is: Exostosin family protein (TAIR:AT1G74680.1); Has 1249 Blast hits to 1240 proteins in 88 species: Archae - 0; Bacteria - 6; Metazoa - 115; Fungi - 4; Plants - 1041; Viruses - 0; Other Eukaryotes - 83 (source: NCBI BLink).) — MYGKTICTIVFFIFLVASFSIYMGTVDPRPYFYLLQSQPNGASSPCSSSGKPLRVFMYDLPRKFNIAMMDPHSSDVEPITGKNLPSWPQTSGIKRQHSVEYWLMASLLNGGEDENEAIRVFDPDLADVFYVPFFSSLSFNTHGKNMTDPDTEFDRLLQVELMEFLENSKYWNRSGGKDHVIPMTHPNAFRFLRQQVNASILIVVDFGRYSKDMARLSKDVVSPYVHVVESLNEEGDDGMGDPFEARTTLLYFRGNTVRKDEGKIRLRLEKLLAGNSDVHFEKSVATTQNIKVSTEGMRSSKFCLHPAGDTPSSCRLFDAIVSHCIPVIISDKIELPFEDEIDYSEFSLFFSIKESLEPGYILNNLRQFPKEKWLEMWKRLKNVSHHFEFQYPPKREDAVNMLWRQVKHKIPYVKLAVHRNRRLKVPDWWL, encoded by the exons ATGTACGGCAAAACAATATGTAcaatcgtcttcttcatcttcctcgtTGCTTCATTCTCAATCTACATGGGAACCGTCGATCCAAGACCTTACTTCTACCTCCTCCAATCCCAACCCAAtggagcttcttctccttgtagCTCCTCTGGAAAACCTCTCCGTGTCTTCATGTACGATCTCCCACGAAAGTTTAATATCGCGATGATGGATCCTCATAGCTCAGATGTTGAGCCTATCACAGGGAAGAATTTACCTTCTTGGCCTCAGACTTCTGGGATTAAAAGACAACATAGCGTTGAGTATTGGCTTATGGCTTCTCTTCTTAACGGTGGTGAGGATGAGAATGAagcaattagggtttttgatccGGATTTGGCGGATGTGTTTTatgttccttttttctcttcgtTGAGTTTTAATACTCATGGGAAGAACATGACTGATCCAGATACTGAATTTGATCGGCTATTACAG GTTGAGTTAATGGAGTTTCTTGAGAATTCGAAGTATTGGAATCGTTCAGGAGGTAAAGATCATGTGATTCCGATGACACATCCTAATGCTTTCAGATTTCTAAGGCAACAAGTGAATGCGTCGATTCTCATTGTTGTGGATTTTGGGCGTTATTCTAAAGACATGGCACGTTTAAGTAAAGACGTAGTTTCTCCTTATGTACATGTTGTTGAGTCTTTGAATGAGGAGGGCGATGATGGTATGGGAGATCCTTTTGAGGCTCGTACAACGCTTCTTTACTTTCGTGGGAATACAGTTAGGAAAGATGAAGGTAAAATTCGTCTGAGGTTGGAGAAGTTATTAGCTGGTAACTCTGATGTTCACTTTGAGAAAAGTGTAGCTACTACACAAAACATCAAAGTG TCTACGGAAGGGATGAGATCTTCTAAGTTTTGTCTGCATCCAGCTGGAGACACTCCATCTTCATGCCGGTTATTTGATGCCATTGTCAGTCACTGCATTCCGGTCATCATAAGCGACAAAATCGAGCTGCCCTTTGAAGATGAAATAGACTACTCGGAATTCTCACTGTTTTTCTCAATAAAAGAGTCGCTTGAACCGGGCTACATCCTCAACAACCTCCGCCAATTTCCCAAGGAGAAATGGCTGGAAATGTGGAAACGACTGAAGAACGTATCTCATCACTTTGAGTTCCAGTACCCGCCAAAGAGAGAAGATGCAGTAAACATGTTGTGGAGACAAGTGAAACACAAGATCCCTTATGTCAAGCTCGCTGTACATAGAAACCGGAGGTTGAAAGTCCCTGATTGGTGGCTTTGA
- a CDS encoding Exostosin family protein, protein MYGKTICTIVFFIFLVASFSIYMGTVDPRPYFYLLQSQPNGASSPCSSSGKPLRVFMYDLPRKFNIAMMDPHSSDVEPITGKNLPSWPQTSGIKRQHSVEYWLMASLLNGGEDENEAIRVFDPDLADVFYVPFFSSLSFNTHGKNMTDPDTEFDRLLQVELMEFLENSKYWNRSGGKDHVIPMTHPNAFRFLRQQVNASILIVVDFGRYSKDMARLSKDVVSPYVHVVESLNEEGDDGMGDPFEARTTLLYFRGNTVRKDEGKIRLRLEKLLAGNSDVHFEKSVATTQNIKVVSYYYFYISGFRSLRESPCS, encoded by the exons ATGTACGGCAAAACAATATGTAcaatcgtcttcttcatcttcctcgtTGCTTCATTCTCAATCTACATGGGAACCGTCGATCCAAGACCTTACTTCTACCTCCTCCAATCCCAACCCAAtggagcttcttctccttgtagCTCCTCTGGAAAACCTCTCCGTGTCTTCATGTACGATCTCCCACGAAAGTTTAATATCGCGATGATGGATCCTCATAGCTCAGATGTTGAGCCTATCACAGGGAAGAATTTACCTTCTTGGCCTCAGACTTCTGGGATTAAAAGACAACATAGCGTTGAGTATTGGCTTATGGCTTCTCTTCTTAACGGTGGTGAGGATGAGAATGAagcaattagggtttttgatccGGATTTGGCGGATGTGTTTTatgttccttttttctcttcgtTGAGTTTTAATACTCATGGGAAGAACATGACTGATCCAGATACTGAATTTGATCGGCTATTACAG GTTGAGTTAATGGAGTTTCTTGAGAATTCGAAGTATTGGAATCGTTCAGGAGGTAAAGATCATGTGATTCCGATGACACATCCTAATGCTTTCAGATTTCTAAGGCAACAAGTGAATGCGTCGATTCTCATTGTTGTGGATTTTGGGCGTTATTCTAAAGACATGGCACGTTTAAGTAAAGACGTAGTTTCTCCTTATGTACATGTTGTTGAGTCTTTGAATGAGGAGGGCGATGATGGTATGGGAGATCCTTTTGAGGCTCGTACAACGCTTCTTTACTTTCGTGGGAATACAGTTAGGAAAGATGAAGGTAAAATTCGTCTGAGGTTGGAGAAGTTATTAGCTGGTAACTCTGATGTTCACTTTGAGAAAAGTGTAGCTACTACACAAAACATCAAAGTGGTAAGCTACTATTACTTTTATATTTCAGGGTTCAGAAGTCTTAGAGAGAGTCCATGTAGTTGA